The following proteins come from a genomic window of Streptomyces sp. NBC_00539:
- a CDS encoding TetR/AcrR family transcriptional regulator: MARAGLTAERVTIAGAELADDVGLDQVTMSQVARRLGVKDASLYTHVRGLEDLRGRIALLAADEKTMRLAEATAGRAGKEALVAYANTWREYARSHPGRYTATQIPIRIDPELAAKAPGPRRAVELTYGMLRGYGLAEPDLTDAVRLLRSTFHGFVALEAAGGFAHERSPQHSWLRALDALHTLLEHWPPSREGDS; this comes from the coding sequence ATGGCGCGCGCAGGGTTGACGGCGGAGCGGGTGACGATCGCCGGCGCGGAGCTGGCGGACGACGTCGGGCTTGATCAGGTGACCATGTCGCAGGTGGCACGCCGGCTCGGCGTGAAGGACGCGAGCCTCTACACGCACGTGCGCGGCCTGGAGGATCTGCGGGGACGGATCGCGCTGCTCGCGGCGGACGAGAAGACCATGCGGCTCGCGGAGGCGACCGCCGGACGGGCCGGCAAGGAGGCACTGGTCGCGTATGCCAACACGTGGCGGGAGTACGCCCGTTCGCACCCGGGCCGCTACACGGCCACCCAGATCCCGATCCGGATCGACCCCGAGCTGGCCGCGAAGGCACCCGGTCCGCGGCGGGCGGTCGAGCTGACCTACGGCATGCTGCGCGGCTACGGACTGGCCGAGCCGGACCTGACCGACGCGGTCCGGCTGCTGCGCAGCACGTTCCACGGGTTCGTCGCGTTGGAGGCGGCGGGCGGATTCGCGCACGAGCGGTCGCCGCAGCACTCCTGGCTCCGCGCGCTCGACGCCCTACACACGCTCCTGGAGCACTGGCCCCCGTCCCGAGAAGGAGACTCCTGA
- a CDS encoding DUF2945 domain-containing protein: MAKDDKLGPGDKVSWSSHGKTVSGEVKKKIAKRTKAAGRIVDASKDEPQYEVESGKSGRRAVHKPQSLRKRGKDG, from the coding sequence ATGGCCAAGGACGACAAGCTCGGCCCCGGCGACAAGGTCTCCTGGAGCAGCCACGGGAAGACCGTGTCCGGGGAAGTCAAGAAGAAGATCGCCAAGCGTACGAAGGCGGCAGGCCGCATCGTCGACGCCTCGAAGGACGAGCCGCAGTACGAGGTGGAAAGCGGCAAGTCCGGCCGCAGGGCCGTCCACAAGCCGCAGTCGCTGCGCAAGCGCGGCAAGGACGGCTGA